Genomic DNA from Leptospira broomii serovar Hurstbridge str. 5399:
CTCTTCCAGTGATTGTATGACTTCCTTCCAGAGAGGCGCCGCACCGGTAACGCCGCTAACCTCGCGCATCGGCTCCCCGTCCATATTCCCTACCCAAACGCCCACCGTATAATTGCCGCTCGAACCGACGCACCAATTGTCCCGCATATCTTGAGAGGTCCCGGTCTTAGCAAAGGAGAAAAATTTGGTGGATAAATGATTTTCCCAACCGAAACTAAGCGATCTATTGTCTCGGGAGGAAAGTATATCCTTGATCGTTTGCGTTATCTCTTTCGGATAAACTTTTCTGAATCGAGTATTACGCTCCCTACCCCAAGCCTCGGTATTCTTTGAAGCTTCCTGCGGATCGAATGTAGGTTCACTCCAATACCCTTCGTTTGATAAAGTTCTGTATGCGTTCACCAATTCCCATAACGTGATATCCGCGGTGCCTAGAGCCAAAGACAATCCGTAGAAATCAGGATTACGAAGTTTATCAAAACCTAATTCTCCCAAACGAGAAACAAATTCCGGAACCCCTGTCCAATCCAGCACTTGCACCGCCGGAATATTTAAGGAGGAAGCCAAGGCCATTCTTGCCGGAACCGATCCGAAGTATCTGTCCTCGTAATTCGTAGGACGATATGAGCCGCCGATCAACTCCCACTCCCGGGGCAGATCCGTTAAAATTGATTCCGGAGTGAGTAAATTTTTTTCAAAAGCGAGAGCGTATAAAAAAGGTTTTAAAGTCGATCCCGCCTGTCGTCTGGCTTGAATCGCGTCCACAAAGTAATTTTCTTTCGAAAGTTTGGAGTTGCCCAGATAAATCAGAATCGCGCCGGTCCGGTTCTCAATCGCCAATATGCCCGCTTCTCTAACATTGCGCTCTTGAATCGAGGACAGAATTCGATTCATCGATTCTTCCGCTGCCAACTGACTTCGCGCATCTATCGTTGACCGAACGGCTCCCGATTTATATCCGTTTATCTCTCGATGAACTAATATGCGTCTCGCCGCATGATATGCTAAGGAAGACTCGGTATTCCAAAATACTTTCCGTTTCTTTAAATTAGCAACCGTTTCTTTTAACGGTTCGCATAAGTTCTTTGAACCTATTGCTTCCGACAGCCAACACCCGCGCCGATCCCATTCTGACGATCGAATATTCGGGTTTGGAAGAAGTGCAACTAATAATACCGCCTCTTCCGAAGAAAGGGATGACGGGTCGACTCCAAACACTCCACGCGATGCTGCCCGAATTCCTACAAACTCACCTCTAAACGGAACCAGGTTAAAATAAGATTCTGCGATCTCGGCCTTTGACCATCTTTCCTCTATCTTCCAAGCTAAAATCATTTGATTCCATTTTTCTGAGTACGATCTTTGACCGGGCTTTGATCCCAAAAGAAATCCCGCTAATTGCATAGTAATCGTACTCGCGCCTCTTTTCTTTCCTCCAAACACTCGATCCCGAATGGCTCCCAAAATCGCCTTGTAATCGACTCCTCGATGGAGCGGAAACCGCTTATCTTCTTGAGCAAGGATTGATAAAATAAACGATTCGGGAACTTCGGAGGTAGGAGTCCAAGCCAAACGCCGAACGGTATGGTCCAATCTTAATCGATGCAAATGCTCTCCGCTTCGATCCAAGAGTGTTCCTTCAGACGGTTCGTAATTGCTTTGCAGTTCCTGAAAACTAGGAACTTTTCCGGTCTGAATTTCGTTTATAAATTCTTTAGGTAATCCTTGTCCGAAACAAGGAACTCCGACAAATATCAGAAAAAAACAACGGAACCGAATCATCCGTAAATTCCCTACGGATTGCCTACCGTCATCGTAAGGTTCGGATTGGCGGCAAATATCTCCGGTTGATACATGGCTTCCGCTCTTGTCGGTGGCAAAGTAAAAACCCCGGGCGAATTAATTCGGTAAACGTATTCGTAAGTTGCTTCACCGGGATAAAACAACTCGTAATAAGCCGTAATACCTTCGAACTTCCGTTCTACAAAGGAAGGACCGTCCCACCAATTCGTAGCCTCGTTTAAAGTCAGGAGCGCCGAATCTCTAGACAAACCCGAGCCTAGAATGGTTGCACCTGCCGGAATCGGATCCCGCAGCGCCAGCCAAGCGATGGAGAATTCCGAACGAAGTTTTAACCTGACACGAACGATATCTCCTTCTTTAAAACTGGATTTCGGCTTGCCGGACTCGTCCAAGATCTCCTTCTGAATTTTTAAGCCGCTGCTTAAAGGAGAAGAAAGAGGGATCGCGGAAGAAGTTTTTACATAAGCGTACGGAGAGCCGCTTCCCTCGTGGCTGAGTTTTAAGTCGGATTTTCCTTTCGGAAGGGAAAATTCCACCCGACTCTCTTGACTCTTCCAATCGAAAGCAGCCTCCCCTGAGGCAAAGGAAACTTTCGCAATCCCTTTGACTTGCGATGATTCGAACGAGCTACGATATTTTTTTAAGGCAAGTATTGCGAAAGCGTTAGCAGTCGTAATATCAAAATGTCCTAATTTAATTTGATTTAACGTTCCTCGCAGAAGTTTCGGAACTTCTTCCTTCCAAGTATCATCCTTTAAAATCGAATTTAACAGACGAATCTGGGCCGAATCACGGGAGGATAAAAGCCACCAAAGTTGAGATTCGTCCGAAGCTAATTCGTATGAACTTCCCTGAATACGAAGTCTAGAGCGTAAAACCTCATCGATCTTATTTCGTTTCGCCGAATCCCAATTCGCGTTTCGATATAGATTTCGAAGCGATACGAGAGTTTCTGTCGGAAGCCTGTTCGGATCCGTTTCGATGGAACGAATTCGCGAAGCTTCTAACGCACCGAATCTAGAAACCGCTTCCATAGCGCTGATCTTTCTTAACAATGTATCGCTGGTAGCTAACGGTGAAGATCGAAATAAAGTTCCGTCTATAAAACGATTGAGTGCTCCGATCATAACCTGCCTAGAAGATTCGGGAATTTCCCATCCTGATTCTGACGACAGTAATAGAGCATATACGGTTAATGGGATGCTGCCTCTTCCGTAGGAATTCGGAAAAAATTGAAGCAAACCATCGGGGTCCAAATACTTAGGTAGACTCCGAACGATTTCTTTCCAATTTGTTTCATCGCCTAAAGAGACAGCTTTGGATAGCTTTTGCTCCAAACAGGAATATGGATACTTTTCCATATAGGATTCTATACCGGCTATAGGCCCGGCAACAAGGCTGGAATTGAAAGTTACTTCCAAGGTTCCGCGATTTGGCTCTGCGTTTGCCGGTTCTTCCACCGGAACTTGAATGGAAGGAGCTAATTGATAAAAATTAGCTTGAAGAACTTGCAAAGGAACCGCAGTGCCGACTGTTTGCTTAAATCGTAATGTATCAGTAAAAGAAATGGAAGATGCTTCGGTTGAAAAATCGTATACGATTTCCTTTATTCCTTTAGGGATTTCGGTTTCCCAAAACACAGTTTCGGAAGAGCTAGGAGCCAATATTACCGACTTAGATGCAAGATTCAAATCCGGATTCGACTTCACGCGCAATTGAACTTGGATAGATTTTGCCGTGGTGTTCTTTAAAGAAATACCCGGTCGAATTCTATCACCTTCTCGAACGTAAGGTGACGCGCTCGCATACGATAATATTTCTTGGCTTGTCCGAATATTTGCGGAAGCCGAGCCGAATCGATTTGTTCCCGAGCTGGCTACTGCCACGATTCTGAAAGAAGTTAAGGAATCGTTAAGGGGGATTTCGACTTCTATTTCTCCTTTGGAGTTCGGAATCGCGTCCGCTTTCCAATAAAGAAGAGTATCGAAAAGTTCCCGAGTCGTGGATTTACCGCCGCCCCCGCCTACTGGAAGGCTCTTTAAACCGAAATGCCTTCGTCCGATGATGAACGTTTGGGCCGTGGATGTTGTTACGTCAATTCCTCGAGGAGACATCATCGCATTTAGAAGATTCCAAGAAAGATTAGGCTTCAGTTCCAGTAAACTCTCGTCGACGGCAGCCAATGTAATTTTCGAGTTTTTCCAATACTCCCGATTTGCCTCAGATAGAAGGATTTTAACTTTAGCTTTTTCTCTCGGATGATACTCCTCTTTTTCGGGTAACACTTTTAGGTCTAGTTCGTATGGTCGCCAGCCGACTTGAATTTCCGTCATGCCGAGGCGATACGCGGGCTTGGCAAGATCGATAAGAGCTGTCGGCTTCGGCGCTTCTACTCTACCTCGAACGGCTAAAACGGAAACAAAAACATTCGGGCCGTAACTGGATTCGATCGGAATTTCGATGCTCGGGTTAGTGCCACTCAAGGTTTGAACGAAAGAACGTAACACTCCCTCCCGCTCCACCGTGACTAATGCAGTTGCCGTCTTAAAAGGCATTCGAACCTGAAAGCGAGCAGTCTCGCCCTGTTCGTATTTTTTCTTTTCCGGAAAAAGATCCATTCTATCATTATCGGAAGAACCGAACCAAAGCTCCTTCTCTCCGACGACCCAGATGGAAGTATGAGCATAGGATTCTTCCCCATCAATCTTTGCTTCTAAATATAACTCTCCGGTTTGATTAATCGCACCCTGGCATTCTAAAAACCCCTTCTCATTCGTAGTCCCCGAGCATACTTGGCCTATATCCTTTCTCTCCAAGCGATGATTATAGGAATAGAAGCCCCCGACTAAACGTCTTCTATGGGAAATATATTTTGCAGAAATTCCTTTAACGGTGATATTTTTTCCCGCGACCGGATTCCCTTGCGGATCCAATACGAAAACTTTGGAACGAATCTTATTTCGAACCGCGACCCAATCCTCATTTCGAATCGCAACTAGATTTTTAGAAGGCAGTAATCGAAAGTTTCTGGCTACCGTTTGGATTTCTCCGTTCGGATCTTTCCATTCCATCTCTAGATCCAGAGAGTGGACTCGGTCCAACTTTTGAGGAATCGTAATTTTTTCCGAAAGAAACCCGTTAGCATCCGTTTTAGAAGAAACTAATTGATATTCCTGTTTTTTCTTCGATCCCGAATCGGAATCCTCCTCGTAAGATTCGTATCCCGATTGAGAAGACTCTGATTTTCCGTTTCCAAATTCCACATTCGGATATAGAGGAAATTGGATTCCACCTGCAGGCTTTACGGAAGAACGGAGGGAAACGGGTAATAAACCGGCCTTTCCTCCGGAAAGATAGGTGACCTGCCCTGTAACGGAGATTTCCTTTGGGGCGACAAGTTGAGAAGAGTCCGCCTGCAATTCTCCTTTTAGAAGAGGAAGTCGAAATTGCGCCGAAGTAAACGTACCGGAAAAAACTTTTCGCCCATTGGGTAGCAAAAAGTAAATGGAATATTCTCCTAAAACGGATTCCTTGGGGATAGTAAACTGAGTCTCTGCCGAAAACGAATCGGACCAATTTACCTGTAAAGAATAGTTCTGTCCTGTCGCATTATGCGTAACTTGAACTGAACTCGGAATTTCGGATCGATTCGGATATCTAAAACCGTCGCTTGTCGTTAAGCGAAGAATATGGTTCATCCGAACCGTTTCTCCCTCCCGAAATAGGGAACGATCTAATACGGTAGCATATCTATAATTTCCGTCATAATAGTTTTGCCTTAACTGAAATCTCCAAGGCTCGATTCCGTCGTCCCAGGTCGTATGAAGGAACGTGAAATCCTCCCCCTTCTTTGCGATTAAGAAGTACCCGTCGCTATATTTATTTACGTCCTGACAATTTCGGCTTTCGCGTGAGATGTCTTTGGTTAGAATCGAGCCGTCCTTTCCTGTGACCCCCTTCCAAATCAGATTGGCCCCGCAATCGTATACGAATACGTCCGCTTCATCGATCGGTGTTCCCTTATCGAGAGATGTTAACCAGACAAGAGAATTTTCCTTCCCCCATTTAAAGTGCAAAGAAAGATTCGTGACTAACGCCGCAGTCCGCACGAACATCGGTTTTTGATCGGGATCCAAAGCCCTTCCTAAGACCGCGCTTTCGATTTCCACGATATGCAATCCGTTTCTCTTCAATGGAATTCCTACGACTTCGAAACGTTTTTCACCGCCTGCGGAAGGGATTCCGAAACCTTTCGCGGAAGAGCCGCCTTTGGCATTTTTAAAAATAGATTCGTCTTTCTGAAAATATGGAATCCTTCGAAGCCAATACAAAATTTCCTGTACTTGATCCGATCCGACTACGATTGATTTAGCTGGAAGAGGTTTTCCATCCCCTTTCTTTTCTTCCGAATTCTTTCCGCCGAATGCATTTCCTAAAAATTCCTTTCCCTGATTCTTAAGCGTTGCCCATTGTTCTAGAATGAGTTCCCCGCCGCCACTCGGCTCTAAAGGATTCAAATGTTTTCCCTGAACCGGAGCTTCGATATTTCGGATCGTAACCGGCAGGAGTGCTTCCGGAAACTTTTCGATAATTCCGAACTCACCGGCAAATTTTGCAAGAGGAGGATATTCGTCCGTACGAAACGTTAATGGAAACGAAGATGAGTTTTCTAGCGGACGTCCAGCATCGTCCGAAATTCCCTTCGGTAATACGAGTTGAAATTCAGTGTTCGCAGGCAGCGGATATGAAAATGCAACCGAGTAAATTTCAGAACTATTTTCGGAATCGTCTTTTTTTACGGGAATTGTCTTACCGTCCGAAGTTTTCAGGTATATCTGATTTTTCCATA
This window encodes:
- a CDS encoding Ig-like domain-containing alpha-2-macroglobulin family protein — translated: MKFSPFSIRVIFLRFPILLFFISSGFGLAQSSKVQFSFSPQGEIKKVGQVKALFREPMVPLGDPKRAISPFKIDCPVKGEERWVTETDWVYEFDQALSGGLVCKFTTRSLKSIAGNVLDEGKSFTFSTGGPAISDLRPYQGSTIAEDQAFVLQFDAEPKLSDVTERIYFAVEGLGNRIPIRIIQGKDREAILNASGTYGATNSTLVIGAKQVFPSGKSVRIVVERGLRSTSGVATSSNWETSYRVRPSFTAGFTCERVNAKAGCVPISPVYATFSSPIRSVWKNQIYLKTSDGKTIPVKKDDSENSSEIYSVAFSYPLPANTEFQLVLPKGISDDAGRPLENSSSFPLTFRTDEYPPLAKFAGEFGIIEKFPEALLPVTIRNIEAPVQGKHLNPLEPSGGGELILEQWATLKNQGKEFLGNAFGGKNSEEKKGDGKPLPAKSIVVGSDQVQEILYWLRRIPYFQKDESIFKNAKGGSSAKGFGIPSAGGEKRFEVVGIPLKRNGLHIVEIESAVLGRALDPDQKPMFVRTAALVTNLSLHFKWGKENSLVWLTSLDKGTPIDEADVFVYDCGANLIWKGVTGKDGSILTKDISRESRNCQDVNKYSDGYFLIAKKGEDFTFLHTTWDDGIEPWRFQLRQNYYDGNYRYATVLDRSLFREGETVRMNHILRLTTSDGFRYPNRSEIPSSVQVTHNATGQNYSLQVNWSDSFSAETQFTIPKESVLGEYSIYFLLPNGRKVFSGTFTSAQFRLPLLKGELQADSSQLVAPKEISVTGQVTYLSGGKAGLLPVSLRSSVKPAGGIQFPLYPNVEFGNGKSESSQSGYESYEEDSDSGSKKKQEYQLVSSKTDANGFLSEKITIPQKLDRVHSLDLEMEWKDPNGEIQTVARNFRLLPSKNLVAIRNEDWVAVRNKIRSKVFVLDPQGNPVAGKNITVKGISAKYISHRRRLVGGFYSYNHRLERKDIGQVCSGTTNEKGFLECQGAINQTGELYLEAKIDGEESYAHTSIWVVGEKELWFGSSDNDRMDLFPEKKKYEQGETARFQVRMPFKTATALVTVEREGVLRSFVQTLSGTNPSIEIPIESSYGPNVFVSVLAVRGRVEAPKPTALIDLAKPAYRLGMTEIQVGWRPYELDLKVLPEKEEYHPREKAKVKILLSEANREYWKNSKITLAAVDESLLELKPNLSWNLLNAMMSPRGIDVTTSTAQTFIIGRRHFGLKSLPVGGGGGKSTTRELFDTLLYWKADAIPNSKGEIEVEIPLNDSLTSFRIVAVASSGTNRFGSASANIRTSQEILSYASASPYVREGDRIRPGISLKNTTAKSIQVQLRVKSNPDLNLASKSVILAPSSSETVFWETEIPKGIKEIVYDFSTEASSISFTDTLRFKQTVGTAVPLQVLQANFYQLAPSIQVPVEEPANAEPNRGTLEVTFNSSLVAGPIAGIESYMEKYPYSCLEQKLSKAVSLGDETNWKEIVRSLPKYLDPDGLLQFFPNSYGRGSIPLTVYALLLSSESGWEIPESSRQVMIGALNRFIDGTLFRSSPLATSDTLLRKISAMEAVSRFGALEASRIRSIETDPNRLPTETLVSLRNLYRNANWDSAKRNKIDEVLRSRLRIQGSSYELASDESQLWWLLSSRDSAQIRLLNSILKDDTWKEEVPKLLRGTLNQIKLGHFDITTANAFAILALKKYRSSFESSQVKGIAKVSFASGEAAFDWKSQESRVEFSLPKGKSDLKLSHEGSGSPYAYVKTSSAIPLSSPLSSGLKIQKEILDESGKPKSSFKEGDIVRVRLKLRSEFSIAWLALRDPIPAGATILGSGLSRDSALLTLNEATNWWDGPSFVERKFEGITAYYELFYPGEATYEYVYRINSPGVFTLPPTRAEAMYQPEIFAANPNLTMTVGNP
- the pbpC gene encoding penicillin-binding protein 1C encodes the protein MIRFRCFFLIFVGVPCFGQGLPKEFINEIQTGKVPSFQELQSNYEPSEGTLLDRSGEHLHRLRLDHTVRRLAWTPTSEVPESFILSILAQEDKRFPLHRGVDYKAILGAIRDRVFGGKKRGASTITMQLAGFLLGSKPGQRSYSEKWNQMILAWKIEERWSKAEIAESYFNLVPFRGEFVGIRAASRGVFGVDPSSLSSEEAVLLVALLPNPNIRSSEWDRRGCWLSEAIGSKNLCEPLKETVANLKKRKVFWNTESSLAYHAARRILVHREINGYKSGAVRSTIDARSQLAAEESMNRILSSIQERNVREAGILAIENRTGAILIYLGNSKLSKENYFVDAIQARRQAGSTLKPFLYALAFEKNLLTPESILTDLPREWELIGGSYRPTNYEDRYFGSVPARMALASSLNIPAVQVLDWTGVPEFVSRLGELGFDKLRNPDFYGLSLALGTADITLWELVNAYRTLSNEGYWSEPTFDPQEASKNTEAWGRERNTRFRKVYPKEITQTIKDILSSRDNRSLSFGWENHLSTKFFSFAKTGTSQDMRDNWCVGSSGNYTVGVWVGNMDGEPMREVSGVTGAAPLWKEVIQSLEEMRPSSNQEVHMARSSNSNIKRSIGLGNAEAPKILYPETGSLFALDPEIPEENERIRFEARTNSKRVEWILNGSVLESDSSNIYDWKPKRGSFILSVRINGAHISDTVAFQVR